A genomic stretch from Falco naumanni isolate bFalNau1 chromosome 4, bFalNau1.pat, whole genome shotgun sequence includes:
- the VHL gene encoding von Hippel-Lindau disease tumor suppressor: MPGPGPPRGAADGGPGDGGPGLRSVNTRELSEVVFNNRSPRSVLPIWVDFEGRPRSYPVLQPRTGRLMHSYRGHLWLFRDAGTNDGLLVNQQELFVAAPNVNKADITLPVFTLKERCLQVVRSLVKPMDYRKLDIVRSLYEELEDHPDIRKDLQRLSLERSETLRNGILE, encoded by the exons AtgccggggccggggccacCCCGGGGCGCGGCGGATGGCGGCCCGGGGGATGGCGGCCCGGGGCTGCGCTCCGTCAACACGCGAGAGCTCTCCGAGGTCGTCTTCAACAACCGCAGCCCCCGCTCCGTCCTCCCGATCTGGGTGGACTTCGAGGGCAGGCCGCGCTCCTACCCGGTCCTGCAGCCGCGCACCGGCCGCCTCATGCACAGCTACCGGG GTCACCTCTGGCTGTTCCGGGACGCGGGGACGAACGATGGGCTCCTCGTCAACCAGCAGGAGCTGTTCGTAGCGGCTCCCAACGTGAACAAAGCGGACATCACGCTGCCAG TGTTCACCCTGAAAGAGAGATGTCTCCAGGTTGTTCGCAGTCTGGTCAAACCGATGGACTACAGGAAACTGGACATTGTTCGGTCGTTATATGAAGAGCTGGAAGATCATCCTGATATCAGGAAGGATCTTCAGCGGCTTTCTCTGGAGAGAAGTGAAACGTTGAGGAACGGAATACTGGAATAA